The Hoplias malabaricus isolate fHopMal1 chromosome X2, fHopMal1.hap1, whole genome shotgun sequence genomic interval GAGCGAGGCAAAATAAAAGCACACGGAAACAAACTGCTCCCTGCGCCATGCACATTATCACTGCGCACGCCAAAAGTGCTGTAGGTATTAATCAGGGGGTTCTTCAACTCATACTTGAATTGAAACGGCTTTCTATTAGACACATATTGCGCTGTTTGTGTGAAGAAACCGTCTCTTCAATACCAACACATTGCACTTCATAGGGAGTAGGGCCATGAGATTCGAGATTCTCTGTGTCTAATTTTGTGTCTCACCTAAAAGACTCTTATCTATATATAAAGATTGCAATTGTATTACATGGGTCGTtctatttaaaaagaaagaaagaaaaaacactcaCTAGCCACTCAAATAATTTGGGGAAAAACTCTAAAGCAATTTCACAGGCAGTAGGTGTTATTTCTGGCTcgtttattcattaattcatcaatccattcatccattatctacttttatttattaactaaACCCCCCAAAAAAGTTTTATAATGCAATTTTCTGATCGAACAAACACAGTTTCCCTTTTTGAAATCATCTACAGAAATGAATTTCAAAGTTAAAAAACAGGTATTTAGAAGTTTTcctataataaaattattatatatatccTATAATAGaactattatatatattatatatatattatattataatatataaataaatattatatatattatatatatatatatatatatatatatatatatatatatatatatatatatatatatatatatatataaacttttagGCAATGAgtccagtcatgaaatttccCCACTACCATTCCACATGTCAACTGTTAGTGCTATTATAACAAAATGGAAGCGAttgggaaccacagcaactcagctacCATGTAGGTCATGTAAAAGGACAGAACAATAAGACAACAGTGACCACAACTGGCATCTCCCCAAAGatttaaaactgtaattaaatGTAACACAGAAGTAAACATGACCCTGTCTAAATGTTTTGCTGTTTGTTGCAAACATCccctttaaaatctgtttatattgacaaaataaatacTGGAAACCTTGTTTTGtactttttgttaataataactTTTCAACATAATGAATAAATCACAGTTGTtggtctttgtttgtttgtttttccctttGATAGTTCCCAATCTTTCCAGAAAAGGTGATTGTGTAGATTGTATAAAATGTCAAAgcttatataattaaataatttattatatttcaaaAGCCTTTTAGagaattattttttctttaaatatataaatcatatTTTCTTTTAACAAAGGCTTAAATGCCTTGTAGGTAggaaaattataatttaaatatgagGGGGGTGGGGTAATAAAGTGGCATTTAAGCCTTGttatcatacacaggataagatgtaaaatatcctatgccaatctaTTAGAGCTTTACATAGAGttcaccccactctcttcctctctttctttaccTGCAACCACAAAATTCTTGTAATCAACCATTGTTTAAATCCTAAACCTAAGGTTGCTGTGTCTGtctatgatctgatcagcaacaaGCTACCCTTAACAACTATAGTCAAGGGCAAAGCACATGAGTAACCAAACCACTCACTGCATCACTAGGTCTTCACAGgagtcatcaggtaggcaccccagccccacccccacacgcacaaacacacacatacacacacacacacacacacacacacgcatacacacacccacacccacacccataCCTTGTTTGGTATTTTACCAAATTAAGACCAGGACAATTCCAATAATCTCAaaagtgaagtctggcatcccagatcCATGCCTCTGCAAGCTACATTTACAGCCTTACCATACCCTTAACTGTAAATCTACACTGGCCTGCCTGGTGACTAAGGATGTACCAAGCCCCACTGtcaccattaatgcatgctcagtgccccAAATTCAATGTGCACTTTACATAATACATTACCAAAAACCACAATAACATACAGCACCCTCCTCACCTGGCCTGCTCtccatttatataaaaacacatcaGCCACTACACCTCTACAGATGTATTTTTAAGCAAAATATATCATGCTATTAATTGTAGTGTACAGTATATTAACTGCAATGACTGAGTtaggaatatatattttttcactaAAAGCAtagaaaacaaatattaaacagCTTAAAGCATGCAATtccatctttaaaaaatatcaaaaaatgatataaaataacTAAGagctagtgttttttttttcagtcaaatGAAGTGTatattatctctctcttttctttaatGGAGTACAAAGTGTGGAGTATTGCTGAAGTGTTGCTGATTCACACTGGCCTTAAACCTTGGTCCTATATGAATAATTAACAGCCTAAACCTTTTAGgcagtttaaaaatgttacagCCATCGATCAGTCCATTAGTCTGTTCTACAACTTGATAGGACTATACATTTCTTAAGACTGATTTTTAGGAAGTCTATACTTGTTGTTGCAATGCTGACATCAgaatttttgtaaaaaaaaaaaagtgtaatgtTTGCAATAATTTGACAATAGTGAAATTTGTTTTGCTTCTACCCCAAAATAGTCTTTCACCCTAGATATTAATGGTGTCTGATGTAATGTAGCTAACCAGTCACTGACGCTATCACCACTTAGCAATTTGCAAGCTACATTTCTTAGCTATTACACACATTTCAAACTGACATTGAGTTGTTAAATAATTTCATTGGGACTTATGTATGTAGTTTGACACTGTATGCAGGCTGATGATAGAGATCAGAGTAAAACAATTTGGactgtttttaaatcaaatcTAGAGCTTCTCTGTAATTTCTATGTGtcaatggtaaattataaagatttacatgtaaataataaaatgacacTCATATTTGTTGTAGTTAGAGCATGTTTTCCATGAGTATAAATCTATTTCTAGGGATGCAAGATATTGCAGAACTTGTAGGTGCAGTCCCTGTCGCTTGCCAAAGTATTGCATTTTTCCCCTGTAGTACTTTCTATTTGGACCTGTAATCTGTCATACAACAAAACAGATTGATATGAGGTATACACTGAGCAATTTTAGAAATTTCTAGGGTAACACCACTTCCTCAAAGTCCCAAAATGCATAAGCTCATCAAGGGTATTTTGGTCAATGTTACATTAGAATTAATCCTGGTTTGCAGTAGATACCTGCAGAGATTCTGCCCTGCAGTTACTAAGAAGTTCATCTGGGCTCTTTTGTAACTTCCTTGACGAATCTctgtgtgattaaaaaaaatcatgctaAACAAAACACTTGGATGGTCTTGGTGTGGATATTCAAAACTGATCCACTGTTAATAAGAGTTGCGAAGAAACAAGTGTAGATTTGAGTGCCATAAATGATATTCAAATGATTTCATGGCTGATTCAGAGAACAGTTGTGCAATGGCTGTAAGGTTAAAcaagtgaatttaaaaaaatgcaaaattaaCAATATGTCATTCCTTTTTCTGATGGTGGATAGTGTGTATAAGACCAATTTTGTGGCAATTATgccaaaataatatttatttaatcactTTCTTGAATATTATTTGCCACTATTTTGGGGTGAATAATATCTGACTGCCTCTATAAAATGGCAAAAAAGATCAACACAAGCCCAGCACCAACAACACACGTCAGCTTTGTGCATTTTTGGtgaatttttcagttttttttctgtgggcCCAAATATTTGTCCAAAGATAAACTGGACATTGGGGGAGACATTAACGGCAAAAATAATTACATGTTTTGAGATAGTACCTAGTATAGTTTTAATATTGAACTTGTTTATCATTAACAGCAAACAGACCAACTGACCTGCATGACCAAGTTTGTCATCCAGGTAGAGCAGCTAACCCATCATattcaaacaaaaacaccatGTGAAGATCACCTGAAACAAGAGATTGCggtcatttttgtttgtttgttttaaatctgtGCATATCTATTCTATTGATACTTGACTATTGAATTTTGGTCTGAAATGTGAATTTTAAATTGCTAAATGTTATTTCTGGAAAAACCAATAAGGATATATGATGATTTCAGAATCAAATCAATATAAGCAGAGAAAAAAATGGTAAagaggcagcacagtggtgctaCAGGTAATGTTGCTGTTACACATTTTCTGGgttctgaggttgtgggttctaatCTCGCCTTGGAttactgtttgtgaggagtttcatgtgttctttctgtgtctgcatggatttcctcatTAACATAAGTGCAGTTTGTGCAGTAAATGTATACAAGCTTGAACTGTACAACTACCATTAAAAACTAGCTCTAATAAGCTCAAATATTTGTCACCTACTGTAGAAGAGCTGCAGTATATATACAGTCTATGATCCATACCAGCAGCCGTCATGACGTTTTATAATAGACACACCCTCAACTTGGAAATTCGGGATTCATCCAAAAATCTGAATTTCCCACAAGTATATACAATATTTTGTTCATGGGCACTAATAATTCTGACATAACTTGAAGgcaacaataaatgaatgaattaatacttCAAACTCTTCCACAATCAAAGTTATTTTGTcctaatttttacatttattcttaCAATACATATGCcaccctttttttattttgtaaaatgtatacTACGCtgaattttgatttattttttaattgaataaaaTATCAGAACTTGGTCTAGCcattaaatataaaagaaacTTCTGACAAAGACAGACGAAGACATAATGAATTACTGTAGCCATTATGTTCCAGTATCAAAGTAATATAGATTTTTGAAAATTGGTGAAACAGCAAAATAGGCTtggtttgtttaaaataaattgtgtaTAGCACTTTATTTGTACAATTGAATATAATTGCACAGAGCAAAATCCTTATTTCTTTACAATAATGCACAAgacaaaaagaataaataaataaatcacacaaaTTATTTGCCAGAAAGTATTTGTTCAGATATTATAGTGTATGTAATATAAGTGAAACTATTAATACATCACATACAGATAATATACTTCAGTACATTTTAACgtacaattaaaaatgaaaaataaatgtgtacaaAACTTGTAGATTTTATGAATTTGTTAGTGTGATAAAATCAGCATTTAGATAGAAGTCATGCTCTTTTGAAATAAGGTAATCAAATTAAAGTCAAAAATTAAACTTCAGAAAATCCAACCCAAAATCAAACATGGGTATACTTTCATTGCACCTGTATTTGTAGATTGGCCCAAAATTCTGGTACAACAGTCAGCTGGCCAAttgtttttcaaattttttcgcattgtctataaccgcttatccagttcagggtcgtggtgggtccggaatcACCTTCCCgggatcactgggcacaagatgggaacacaccctggagggggtgccagtccttcacaaggcgacacacactcacacattcacaactatgaacattttgagtcgccaatccacctaccaacgtgtgtttttggactgcgggaggaaaccagagcacccggaggaaacccacacagacacagggctaACACaccaaaataatttatttcatatattcattcaaaaataaaaataaacaaaatccaTAGAAGCAGCTCACAAACATTATCCAACCAAAGTAACTTTAAAGTAGACAAATTGAAGCAGCTCTCAATATAATCAAGACCATTCTTTTAGAAGATGGTGCCTTCGTTTATTTGGCAACTATAAAGTACGTAGTCCATCCAGCGAGGATCAAGGCCCCAAATAACACAGTGTACGTGAACAGAACAAATCTCAGCAGTTCTCTAAACGTACGAAGAAAGCGTAGCATCAGCGGTTCTGTTTCAAACTGCACCTCCATCTTCGACTGCTTCTCAGGCTTTTAAGCGTCCTTAAAGAGATGAAAAGGTTCCAGGACCTGTTGACATTAAATGAGCATAACCAATAGTTTACATAGTTTCAAAACTTGAAAACACAtcaactttaaataaaatagaattaaaTTTTCTACAGTGTGTCagcagtgtattttttttaacattatatgttataattatatttgaaaatatcattgctgtccaaagaaaaacatgtatctccaaaacagtaattttacaggaggaaaaaaaacctttttaaatttaaatggacatcaaggtaaaaatattttattccaagttattttggagcatCTTATTAGTTTGTTCAGGATGAATTGATCATACTatgtaaaggacagctgctctgttcaaatgatttgtaaataaaaaatggatacatgtttttttttgacagGAGCAATACATAATATTGTGCTCTATGTTTGGTTTAAATGAGCTTTTTTaccatttgaatattttataaacacatttttacataGCTAAAAACTGCAATACACGCTGACTTTCCATTAACAGGATACTCTGCCAATCTCCATCTGCAGCACAATGGAATATCATGGTTCTGTGCTAAGAACCGAAAGCGCATCAAATCTAAAGTCCATAGACTTCTCttataaaaatgtttcaaacacattttcaaagtaaaataatgaatgctaaGAATAAAAGcagaatataaaacatatttcaaaTTATACAATACTGTAAACAATATTtggcaaaataataatacaaatacacTTCCATAGATTTAGCCAGGTTGCCCATTCGTTACTTAAACAGCAGTTTAAAGGTTTTATgtaaaagtttataaaatgtacaaaaaaaaaaaaaacagaaaaaagcctGAATAATTGCGTATTCTAAGGTCTGTTTACTCTCAAAATATAAAGCTGTTTGCTCACCTGGAATCACTTGAATCTTCTTCAGACTGCCCAGTGCTGCTGAAAAGTGCTGCTGTTTTTCCTCTGGCTTTTCTGAGAGCTACCTCTGGTAAAGGAGAAGAAGGTGGTGCTCAGTGCTATAGGAGTGGCCAGAAAAAGGCAATTAAATTGATTACAAGAAGCAGAAACCCTTGGGTCTCTCTAATGGCTCAAACACAGCATCCAGCACCTGCTCCACAGGCTAGTCCCAGCACATCCTCCCTAAGCTGtctaacactcacacacacacacacacacacacacacatccttcaTGTCACACATTCAGTTATGGGCTTTAAACCAAATACAAAGATctattatacatattatattttGATTTGTATATCTCATCGTTGTCAGACCAAAACCGTATCATTATTTACTTCTTGGCCTACTTGGAAATCATCAGATATATTTCAATTTGTGTAAAATTTCATAATATAATATTTCCAAAATAAGTATTTATTATCTGTACACTAATTTCCATTAAaggtttatattgttttttccATTCTTCTGTAAAGTACAAATTTTGGGAAAACAAGATTTCATTACATACAATACTATGATTATTGGCTGAAATATGAATTGTGTAATGcctataaatatttttctttttaacgaGCAACCAATATTCTGCAACCAAATTCCGAAACATAACTCATAATTACCCAAATAGCTCACCCTCCTTCAAGTGTTGATCACTTTTCCCTCCCCCCAAGTAAACTCTACAGCAAAACATTTGTGGACAGCTGCTCATTCggtatttttttctgaaacaaaCTTGTCTTTACTTCAGTACAGTAACTGATTTTACACTTCTGACACAGTTTTACATGCTGGAAAGTTTCTGATAGGAATCAATTGCATTCAACTACAATAGctttagtgaagtcaggtactaaTAATGGATAATTATTCTTGTATCACAAATTCTATTCCAAACCATCCATAAGGAAATAGGATAAAGCTGCATCAGTCCAGAGAACTCAGTTTAACCACTCTAGCGCCCAGTAAGGTAGACTTTATACCCCACTAGCCAACACTTTGACTTTGGGCATGGGGACAAGAGGCTTGTATGCACCAGcagaattcactcattataaggAGTGTCTGAAAATATTTGGATATATAGTGGATGAGGAATTGTGGAACATGGTATTATTCATGATGTATGTTTAATTCCATtcagtattttcttttttttttttttttttttttactatttcagcttaataaaaataatcaagacACATAGTTTTGTGTAAATGATCCCCTTTTCCCCTGAAGGATCTTCAGTTTCTTAATATAAAATTGGGCCTAATATATTGTGAGTCAATAATAAGAACTATTGTGGACCTCATATTTAATGCTAGATTCACTGTCAGGCCCACTGCTTCTTGTAGCATGTTGTTGCAGCTGAAAGCACGATTGGACTATCGATCAGCGCTGAGATCTGTCTCCAATTCTAGCACAGTAAGGCTTGTCCGGAAGAGATAGCAAATGGCCCTTTAATTTAATAATCATTCTCCACTGTCAAATCATGCTCCATTCCAGGCCAGAGCTCCAGACAGAGGCCCATTATCGGCTGATCGGGAAGCCCGTTATACAACTAATTGCCACTGTAGGGAGAAGAGCGCTGACGTTTTTCTTAACGTTCCTTTTCTTCTGCCACCAGATCACTGCCCTTTTCAGGCCTGCCGAGTTATTACAAGAGAGCAGTATTCCCCGCTTGACAGATGTATGAGCTAAATTTTACAGACATAAATAGTTTGATTGTATTATTCTCTCTATGAACTCATGTGACCTTACATattgaaaacaagttgttcatgacttataataataatgtacataaacattagtgaggccacatactgattttaaatgattaactCCGCATCACAGAAGCCATTCCAGCACATTCGTtttattgtctgaaaccacttatacagttcagggtcacgatgggtccggagcatacgcggaatcactgggcgcaaggcgggaacacaccctggagggggtgctagtccttcacagggtgacacaaacactcacaactacacttttgagtagccaatccacctaccaatgtgtgggaggaaaccggagctctcagaggaaacccatgcggacacagggagaacacaccaaactccttacagacagtcacccgtagcaggacttgaacccacaacctcaaggtccctggagctgtgtgactgcgacactacctgctgtgccaccagtATTCCAGCTCGTTTATATTCTTCTATCCCACATTTTGACTTTAAACTCTTGGATGTGTTTTAGAATCTCCCATTACATTGCCCCCACATTCCTATAGACAAAAAGTGCATAACTAAACATATGTTCTCAATGTGTGCACTTTAAAATAGCTGATTTTATTGATTGgtgtataaataaaaagaaaacccaCTCCTTTTAAACATGTGGACCCTATGGAAGTCTAACAGTGATACAGGTGCTTCCTGGTGGCTAGGAACAGCACAttgttttctctcatttttcacTCTGCATTAAGAGCACTCTGCCATTTTAGCGTGAATGGGTGAGGCTCATGAATtctaaattttgaaaaatggTGCTGTTTATGCAGcgaatttttaatatatatggaCAGTATGGACTGGGAGTACATCACAATCTGATTTCATTCATATTAGTATTTATTAGTATTTTCTATTTACAAGGAAAGCACAAAAGGTATATTATGATTGGGCATAGTTATTCTGTACAGCAAAGTTGTCATAACGTGTATTCCTTAAGTGACTTCAACCCTTATCCAAATTTAGCACAACCCTTGCAAATGTCTATTTTTTTTCAGGTATATGAGCAATTGTACATTCTTCAGCATATGAGCTCTTTTGGGAAGGTTGAAGTGATGACAAGAATGTTACTGAAGGTCAGTGTTTATAAGGCTACACAACACAAGACTTTTATAAAAACgaactaaaaacaaaataatatgaTTATGAGTTTTCTTTAAACCTTTATAAAAAAGGCTTATGTAGCCGTCATGTCGTCTTACAGATGGATTGATAAGTTTTGAATGCACTTATGAATTAAGCACTTAGCCTTATGGACATTGCTAAAGTGTTACTGAATGCTGGCTCTTTCTGGTAGGCAGCAGTGTGACTAAATGCTGATGGTTGAATGCACTTTCAAGAGGGGcagaaatatgtgtgtgtgtgtctgatgttACCAGAGCTATTATTAATCCtttcactctttaaaaaaaaaaaaaaaaaaaaaaaaaaaaaagagagataaagggTATTAAGAAGCTTTCAGGAGAGGCTACACTGGGAATTGTCAGAACCTGATTTGCCAGAAAAAAAGCAGCAAATAACAAAACTAAAGCAACTACTGAAGACACAGAGAACCTGTACAAAAGGGAAAAAAGTGGTCAAAGGCAAGCCTCTTCATTATTTCCAGACAGACCCCAGTGTGTTACCCATCAGTGAAAGAAGGTAGATGAACTGAAGCAATATACAGCAGTTTGGCTAGAGAGGCAGTTTTAGGATATTTGTGCTTCAGGGCGGTCCATAAGAGACTTGATCCAGCTGGTGCCATTGATGAGTTTTGTGGTAGCAATGACGTACTCTGTTCCTCCGTCTTCCATCTGAGACAGAAAACGAAGAGCAGCAATTTCTGCGTATGTCACACCTCCGAGAAAGAAAACTAGTGTCGTCCTGTTTTCAccctgttgccctgtgaaatgAAGTAGCATAGATTTACATAAATCTCTTTCTTGTAAAAACACAATGTGGTTATGAATAGGGCTGTGATATTTAAAGAAACTGATAGAAAGTGTTATATCATAATGCACctaaacaataaaacagtgGCTAATATGTTTAAACCCAAGCGttcagtatttatttaataggttttataaaattcatgtttaaaatatagtGTGGAAGTGACTGCAACAGGGAAAAAAAGCTAatatcacacaaacactgtttgtctgtctgtgtttaattaacacttttTTTGTCAACAAAATACAGCAAGTATGAACATGCAATAAGAGCACTATTAATATCCCTGACTTGTGTCTGAAGCTGAAATTAATTTTCTACTGCAccaattaatatttacaaactaCAGCTAATGGAAATGTTAGTTTCTCATTTCTAGAGATAAAGAACCAAATCttgatttattaaaataatacattaaaaaaataaaaataaaaaaataaaatatccccCCACCCCACAAACATCATTTCACTGTGGAGATCTAGCCCTTAATTATTTGCCTTCATTTCTATCTCAGAAAATATTGTTCAAAGCAGACATTTCCTATCACACACTAtgcacatttttgtgttttcccATCAGTAAAACACGTGTTGATTCCACATACAGAAGATCAAACAAAACAGGAAGGACAAAGACTTGTCTTATCTTCACCTCACACATTACCCCTTATGTTTGTCCTGCCTATAAATCAGCACAATTAGTCCACAAACAAAAGAGTTAGCTTTTACTCAGGATGTATTCAAGGCTGCAGAGATTGTTATAATTCGTAACACTGCCATTCCACACATTAGTTATTGCTCTCTCAATCATATGATGCTACCTGGAACACCACTGGAGAGCTCTATACAGTTCAACCCAGAAAACAAATACACTCTTGTGTTCCTTACACAGTTGTGCCGATCAGAAAACAGCTACTGAATAGAATACATTACTAATAAATGGCATCGCTTACGTTTCTTATGGAGGCCTGTGGGTAGCTGCTGTCTCTCTTCAAAGTGTGGGCCAGGCAGCATTTTGAGCACCTCCTCAATGCTCCGCCAGCCGGGACGAGCCAGCAACTGAGTCAGCCGCACACTGAGTGGAGCGTAACCACTATACACATACGAGATATCATTGGGGTTCTGGTAGGAGGAGAAAACATTCTGTATTAGCACACTGTATATTATTACAGTATATTAAAACTGAGAAATTAGatgtaaaatacacaaaaactcTCACTCCCTTTAAGTGAAGGTgatatgttaaataaaatgtacatatgttGATGCTTCCCCAGATACTGTAGGTACCCATAACAGATAAGTCAAATAAATGTTTGCTTTTTGAAGTTTACTGCTTTTCATTCTGAGCTGTTGATATGAGGCTAATATAGCCAAACAGCTGCCTATACACTGCATCAAGAAAATGGGTTGTAAAATTGCCTCTCAAACCATGTCAAATTACATGTCAAACTCATTTAAAATTCACTTTCTACATAGTAGCTTCCATTAGGCTCAAACAGTAAAAGGAGCCAAATTTGAACACAGAAAATATTCAATGTTTTATGAAAATATACCTTTAAGGAGGAGATGGAGACAATAAAACagtttttaataaaactttttCCATGTTTGATCATCTTTAGAAGGCTATCGTGTTATAGAGCAGGTTTACATTAAATTGACACACATGTAAAATTACTTTCTAAAAACTCCTCATAAGAAAACCCAAATCTGCCAAAAACTGACTGACTAATTAAATGacttatatacattttaatatttgttcaCTAACAAGAGATCTATTGCAAAAGGTCAATCAGGTAGACCTCATCGAGGCATAAACCTATTGTGAATATAAACCCACAACTGTATACATTTTAGACCTTTTTGTCCCTCTTTAGCACCAAACTTACCTGTTCATTGGCATCTTCCATCCATAATTTGAGGGTTTTTCTGATGGTGGGGTAGTTGTTCCTTGTGGTAGTCTGTGGTTTGAGTAAACCGGTCTTCTCCAGGTTGTTCAGCGTCAAGATATGCTCATATCCGTACGTCTACACAAGCATAAAACATTCAAACGTTTTGTTTATATGTTATAATAAAGACACCAATACAGTACAGATTGAAGAATACTATGGTTTGAAATCAGCATTTGGAGATGTATCCATTAATGCAGAGCtgaaaatgtcatatttaaaaGTATAACCACACCTGCAGGATTTCTCTTTTGTAGTGATCGAGGACTTTCTGTTTCAGGCCATTGTTACAGACTGACTGCATGCAGACCAGTCGGAGGATCTTGATAAGAGGTTCCTTTTGCGCTATAGAATCCTCTATGTATGTGTTGACCTGCAGAAAACAATTGTAATAATTAATGCTGATTATTTTGACCATACAAAGTGATTAATGAAAAGCATTATATTCTATAAATCTAGTCTACAGGCTACAATGCAGAGTCATTtattgaaaacattaaaaatgtcgTGTCCCTTAAATTTAATAGACATTTGCAAACTGACATATTTATATAAAGATCATAGGTACCTTGTCTGTATCGACTCCAGTCATAAATTCTTGCTCTACCGTCAGATTATCAAAAAAGACTTCTGAGGCTGAAACACATTAATAGAGatcaaattttacattttaaattccaaGTTCACACATACTGATTCCTTCAAATCTAACATTAAACTTAAGCTATGTTCTAGATATTGCCCCAGTAGAACCACAATGTACAACCAAGAACGGAACTCACTGGTGATGTCTTTAATAAGTTCTGCAATAGACGTATGATTGGCCAGCGAGTTCCGAGCTGCCTGCATGTGGGGCAGCTGGGATACGAATTGTTTAATCTCTCCTACAGTCTTAGCATTGTGTCGTTCCTAGAACAGACaaccaacaacaaaaatgttctcagaaaatattattaaaaacctACTTTCTGTGCAATTAAAAACTAGCATATGATAGcaatttatttttgtgacaCAAGGAATGGTTCAATGATAATGAGCATGGACACACACCTCAAAAGCAGCAGAGATTATCTTGGCTTTCTTGCTTAAAGCTGCCCCTACAGCATTGAAGTTCTTGTCACGGATTTCTGCATACAACTCCTCAGCAGAGTTAAGCTGGAGTTTCTTTGGTTCAGTCGGCAGATCTTTACCTCCTTCCCCTGGCTTTTTCTGAGCAAATTTCTCAGGGGGCAGTTTTACATAACCTGCCAaagttaaatcatttaaaacaca includes:
- the LOC136676747 gene encoding vacuolar protein sorting-associated protein 33A, translating into MTLFNRLSKMAAHLSYGRVNLNILREAARKELREFLDKCAGSKAIVWDEYLTGPFGLIAQYSLLKEHEVEKMFTLKGGRVPSADVKNIIFFVRPRLELMDIIAENVMSEDKLQPPREFHILFVPRRSLLCEQRLKEQGVLNSFTNIDEYILDLIPYDGDLLSMESESAFRECYLENDQTSLYHTAKGLMTLQALYGTIPQIFGKGECARHVANMMLRMKREFAGSQNQILPVFDTLLLLDRNVDLLTPLATQLTYEGLIDEIYGITNGYVKLPPEKFAQKKPGEGGKDLPTEPKKLQLNSAEELYAEIRDKNFNAVGAALSKKAKIISAAFEERHNAKTVGEIKQFVSQLPHMQAARNSLANHTSIAELIKDITTSEVFFDNLTVEQEFMTGVDTDKVNTYIEDSIAQKEPLIKILRLVCMQSVCNNGLKQKVLDHYKREILQTYGYEHILTLNNLEKTGLLKPQTTTRNNYPTIRKTLKLWMEDANEQNPNDISYVYSGYAPLSVRLTQLLARPGWRSIEEVLKMLPGPHFEERQQLPTGLHKKRQQGENRTTLVFFLGGVTYAEIAALRFLSQMEDGGTEYVIATTKLINGTSWIKSLMDRPEAQIS